Proteins encoded by one window of Scatophagus argus isolate fScaArg1 chromosome 4, fScaArg1.pri, whole genome shotgun sequence:
- the itga2.2 gene encoding integrin alpha-2, which produces MEFFRGNIFFFIVVFSDKIWHSQSFNVGTAGAKIFSGPALEEFGYTVQQATNHEGKWLLVSAPWSGFSQNRKGDVYKCPVSGSRNSCDKLNLQDSVTIPDVKNMNNNMCLGMTLARMPAVNGLMMCGPLWGQQCGNQDFYPGICARMNPLFQPQPAFAPAIQKCGGPMDIVIVLDGSNSIYPWGPMTDFLKKLIPGLDIGPQDTQVSIIQYAVDAKFEFKLNTHRTKDDMIAAASNIRQMYGSSTNTFHAIQYASQWGFDQTNGGRPGAAKVMVVVTDGESHDSAFRDNVIADCERQGITRFGIAVLGYYIRNNIDTENLIKEIKSIASLPTEKYFFNVSEEAALSTIAGTLGNRIFNIEGTGKGADNFKMEMSQVGFSAHYSSQQDVMMLGAVGAYAWSGTVVHQTGSKVDILPFSDFEGVLQDRNHSSLLGYSVTTLSDGPTEYFVAGAPRSNHSGQVIVYTVNTQKQTAIIDSERGKQIGSYFGSVLCSLDVDRDGVTDLLLVGAPMFMNELKREEGRVYLFSVTKGILNEQGFLSGSSSTENARFGMAISAIPDLDLDSYNDVVIGAPLEDKGKGAIYIYNGEKKTLNKQFSQRILGSKLDPQLQYFGRSLDSYTDLNDDTLPDISIGAYGKVVQLWSRGVASVSTKASFTPNKINIFNKPCNINGRKLSCFNINLCFNAAFRPKNPVGPIDISYTLTLDADLQASRVTSRGLFSKNNERFLTEKAKISSTPLCQDYQVYVQETPDFVNSLSLKVEIEQQNADVNPVLDMFSSSAWEFFIPFTKDCGSDDVCVSDLVLSVKTDTKASSSAPVLVSANNRELSFDVVVKNKKENAYNTQVLVTHSSNLYYSSVFPSTDGVKCTSTQTQGVTCQVGYPALKQEEEMKFKINFDYSLDQLQNRIKVEFEAKSDGKEERPVDNKADISFPVLYDAGIVLSRESNINFYVADAVPVVTTVKTLDDIGPEFNFTVKVSTGYFPVSLLYLTITLPMATKGGNQLLYVTNVDSQGGSISCDSSNLVDPLKIGMKSHKESFSEESLRGMDRLDCKSAKCKYIKCVIKDIEVKSDYFVKIKTRIWSGTFITASYQTIELTSSVDIETSNPDLFVISPKQLPVVLTISKPGEKGDVPVGVIVGSVIAGLLLLALAVGLLWKFGFFKRKYQQLQRDGDDDERSRAHADEVL; this is translated from the exons gCTGCTGGTTAGTGCTCCATGGAGTGGTTTCAGTCAAAACAGGAAGGGGGATGTTTACAAGTGTCCAGTCTCAGGTTCCAGAAACAGCTGTGACAAGCTCAATCTTCAAG attCTGTCACTATTCCAGatgttaaaaatatgaataacaACATGTGCCTGGGTATGACTCTTGCCCGGATGCCTGCAGTCAATGGTTTAAtg ATGTGTGGTCCTCTGTGGGGACAGCAGTGTGGCAATCAGGACTTCTACCCAGGAATCTGTGCAAGAATGAACCCCCTCTTTCAGCCTCAACCTGCCTTCGCTCCTGCCATCCAGA AATGCGGAGGACCCATGGACATTGTGATTGTTTTGGATGGCTCAAACAGCATTTATCCATGGGGTCCAATGACCGATTTCCTCAAGAAATTAATACCTGGGCTTGATATCGGACCCCAGGACACACAG GTCAGTATCATTCAGTATGCCGTCGATGCCAAGTTTGAATTCAAACTGAACACGCACAGAACCAAAGATGACATGATTGCTGCAGCATCCAACATCAGACAAATGTATGGTTCCTCTACCAATACTTTCCATGCGATCCAATATGCCAG TCAGTGGGGTTTTGATCAGACCAATGGTGGTCGACCAGGCGCTGCCAAGGTGATGGTGGTCGTCACCGATGGGGAGTCTCATGATTCGGCTTTTAGAGACAACGTTATTGCTGACTGCGAGAGACAAGGCATCACCCGCTTTGGTATCGCT GTCCTGGGTTATTACATCAGAAACAACATTGATACAGAAAACCTGATAAAAGAAATCAAGTCCATCGccagtttgcctacagagaaGTACTTCTTCAATGTGTCTGAAGAGGCAGCCCTTTCCACCATTGCTGGAACACTGGGGAACCGTATCTTCAACATAGAAG GCACTGGTAAAGGGGCTGATAATTTCAAGATGGAGATGTCCCAGGTGGGATTCAGCGCTCACTACTCCAGCCAACAG GATGTGATGATGCTGGGAGCAGTGGGAGCCTATGCTTGGAGCGGGACGGTCGTCCATCAAACAGGGTCCAAAGTAGACATTCTGCCTTTCTCAGACTTTGAGGGAGTACTTCAAGACAGAAACCACAGCTCATTACTGG GTTATTCTGTCACCACGCTGAGTGATGGGCCCACAGAATACTTTGTGGCTGGTGCGCCTCGCTCCAACCACTCGGGACAAGTTATTGTTTACACTGTCAACACCCAGAAGCAAACTGCTATCATTGATTCAGAAAGAGGGAAACAG ATTGGGTCATACTTTGGAAGCGTCCTGTGCTCCCTGGACGTGGACAGAGATGGGGTGACAGACCTCCTGCTGGTTGGTGCGCCCATGTTCATGAACGAGCTAAAGAGAGAAGAAGGCAGGGTCTACCTTTTCTCTGTCACTAAG GGTATACTGAATGAGCAGGGATTCCTCAGCGGTTCTTCCTCAACTGAGAACGCACGGTTTGGGATGGCGATCTCTGCCATTCCTGACCTTGACCTTGACAGCTACAATGATGTTGTGATTGGAGCCCCCCTAGAGGACAAAGGAAAAGGTGCCATCTACATCTACAATGGGGAGAAGAAGACATTAAATAAACAGTTCTCACAG AGAATTCTCGGCTCCAAACTGGATCCTCAACTGCAGTATTTTGGAAGGTCCCTTGATAGCTATACAGATCTGAATGATGATACACTCCCTGACATCTCCATTGGTGCATATGGCAAAGTGGTGCAGCTTTG GTCCAGAGGTGTGGCATCTGTCAGTACTAAAGCTTCTTTCACCCCcaataaaatcaacattttcaacaaaccCTGTAACATTAATGGACGGAAGCTTTCGTGTTTCAACATCAATCTCTGTTTCAATGCTGCATTCAGGCCTAAGAACCCCGTTGGACCCATTG ATATATCCTACACTTTGACTCTGGACGCTGACCTGCAGGCTTCACGGGTGACATCAAGGGGACTGTTCAGTAAAAACAATGAACGCTTCCTCacagaaaaggcaaaaatatcATCCACACCCTTGTGTCAAGACTATCAAGTTTATGTCCAG GAGACACCAGACTTTGTAAATTCCCTTAGTCTGAAAGTAGAAATCGAGCAGCAGAATGCAGATGTGAACCCTGTCCTCGACATGTTTTCCTCAAGTGCCTGGGAGTTTTTC aTCCCCTTTACGAAAGACTGCGGCTCTGATGACGTGTGTGTCAGTGATTTAGTGCTGAGtgtgaagacagacacaaaggctAGCAG CTCCGCTCCTGTTCTGGTCAGCGCTAATAACCGAGAACTGTCATTTGACGTTGTTGTGAAGAACAAAAAGGAGAACGCATACAACACTCAGGTGTTGGTCACACACTCCAGCAACCTCTACTACTCGTCCGTCTTTCCTTCC ACAGATGGAGTGAAATGCACCTCAACACAAACTCAAGGTGTCACTTGCCAAGTGGGCTACCCAGCATtaaaacaagaggaagag atgAAATTTAAGATCAATTTTGACTACAGTCTTGATCAGCTGCAAAACCGAATCAAGGTGGAATTTGAGGCCAAAAG TGATGGTAAAGAGGAGAGACCTGTAGACAACAAAGCTGACATATCCTTTCCTGTTCTGTATGATGCAGGGATTGTTCTATCAAG ggagTCAAATATCAATTTCTACGTGGCAGATGCCGTTCCGGTAGTAACCACGGTGAAAACTCTAGATGACATTGGCCCAGAGTTTAACTTTACAGTGAAG GTTTCAACAGGTTATTTCCCCGTCAGTCTTCTGTATCTGACCATTACTCTGCCAATGGCCACTAAAGGAGGAAACCAGCTCCTCTATGTCACCAATGTGGACTCACAA GGAGGTTCTATCAGCTGTGATTCCAGCAACCTCGTTGATCCTCTGAAGATCGGTATGAAGAGCCACAAAGAGTCCTTCTCTGAGGAGAGCCTGCGAGGCATGGACAGACTG gACTGCAAAAGTGCAAAATGCAAGTATATCAAATGTGTCATCAAAGACATTGAAGTGAAGAGTGACTACtttgtgaaaattaaaacaagaatCTGGAGTGGCACATTTATTACG GCCAGCTATCAGACCATTGAGCTGACATCCAGTGTTGATATTGAAACCTCCAATCCTGACCTGTTTGTAATCAGCCCCAAACAGCTACCA GTGGTGCTGACAATCAGTAAACCTGGAGAGAAAGGTGATGTTCCAGTGGGAGTGATTGTTGGCAGCGTCATTGCCggactgctgctgttggctCTGGCTGTTGGACTGCTGTGGAAG TTTGGGTTTTTCAAAAGAAAGTACCAGCAGCTTCAGAGGGATGGCGACGATGACGAGCGGAGCCGCGCACATGCCGATGAAGTGCTGTGA